From Atribacterota bacterium, a single genomic window includes:
- a CDS encoding SIS domain-containing protein, protein MNQLYREIAEQPEVFRRIAASCITEEQFLAWQRQLPGRIYFVGMGSSLFAAYPAYLYLLEGGFPVEWIDASEFLHYGLGGIRNQDTLFLLSQSGESYEILKILEKLSVKPYRIGVTASLESTMAKKCDTIIDILSGPEKAITSTKTHTAMLSVLNLWAMAYRGDREGFFRAKGELENVADEAERLITSSPEWARRAIYNLELLQESDARVIIARGYSLSAAWHGCLSFYECAKETFLSFSGGQFRHGPLELAVKKMLAVLLMPPGRTAIPMQGLAEFLVQKGVKVLSIGQCALAPRYNLEVLPFYANNEFFAPLLSIITIMLLSYYIAEEKGIEPGTAYLIKKITLEE, encoded by the coding sequence TTGAATCAGCTTTATCGAGAGATTGCTGAACAACCCGAAGTGTTTCGCCGCATCGCTGCTTCGTGCATTACCGAGGAGCAATTTTTGGCCTGGCAGAGGCAATTGCCAGGACGTATCTACTTTGTGGGGATGGGAAGTTCACTCTTTGCAGCGTATCCAGCGTATCTGTACCTCCTCGAGGGTGGTTTTCCGGTGGAATGGATCGATGCTTCGGAATTCCTCCATTACGGTCTTGGGGGGATTCGTAACCAAGACACGCTTTTTCTCCTCTCGCAGTCGGGCGAATCATACGAAATTTTGAAAATTCTAGAAAAGCTCTCGGTAAAGCCATACCGTATCGGTGTCACGGCTTCTTTGGAAAGCACCATGGCCAAAAAGTGCGATACCATCATTGATATCTTGAGCGGTCCGGAAAAGGCGATTACTTCAACCAAAACCCATACCGCGATGCTTTCGGTTTTGAACCTTTGGGCGATGGCTTATCGTGGGGATCGGGAAGGGTTTTTCCGAGCGAAAGGAGAGCTTGAAAATGTTGCCGATGAAGCAGAACGCCTCATTACCAGTTCTCCAGAGTGGGCCAGGCGCGCTATTTATAACCTGGAACTTTTGCAGGAATCGGACGCTCGGGTGATTATAGCGCGGGGGTACTCTCTGAGTGCAGCCTGGCATGGATGCCTCTCGTTTTATGAGTGTGCCAAAGAAACGTTTTTGAGTTTCTCTGGTGGTCAGTTCCGACACGGACCTCTGGAATTAGCGGTGAAAAAAATGCTGGCAGTGCTCCTCATGCCTCCAGGGAGGACAGCCATTCCCATGCAGGGTCTGGCTGAGTTTTTAGTCCAGAAGGGAGTCAAAGTGTTGAGTATCGGTCAGTGTGCTCTTGCTCCCAGGTATAACCTGGAGGTACTTCCTTTTTATGCGAACAATGAGTTTTTTGCCCCCCTTCTTTCCATTATCACGATCATGCTCCTTTCATATTACATTGCTGAGGAAAAAGGAATTGAGCCGGGGACAGCCTACCTCATCAAGAAAATTACCCTGGAGGAATAG
- a CDS encoding carbohydrate kinase family protein, whose amino-acid sequence MSRAFVIGNISLDLILGGIDDFPDWGVEVLVPGYVMRPGGEGSNAALALADLGMETFIVGTIGQDETGEEIARSFKRRKIRTEFLFFESDFQTGLSVALTHRDTQERSFFTELGAQSALSLTHLAQVFSAIADGDCVLLGGYFLSSGIRQPGLPDMLWKLKKEKRVTLFLDTGWPTEGWAEEVKKETQRLLAPFDYFLPNEKEISGLVDFPEDIFRFFSGTLLVKSGKEGCFCYTPSDAFSVPTIPVKVQDTIGAGDYFDAGFIFALAEGYGLKEALVVANLVASLNIASSPRREKLVNHDEVRKYLRQ is encoded by the coding sequence ATGTCCAGAGCCTTTGTCATCGGAAACATCAGCCTGGATTTAATCCTAGGAGGAATTGATGATTTCCCCGACTGGGGGGTGGAGGTCCTGGTTCCGGGATACGTCATGCGACCTGGTGGGGAAGGGAGCAATGCCGCTTTGGCTCTTGCCGATTTAGGTATGGAAACCTTTATTGTGGGAACCATCGGACAGGATGAAACCGGCGAAGAGATCGCGCGGAGTTTCAAGCGGCGAAAAATCCGGACCGAATTTCTTTTTTTCGAGTCCGATTTTCAAACCGGCCTTTCGGTGGCTTTGACACACCGGGATACTCAGGAACGGAGCTTCTTTACCGAACTCGGTGCCCAGAGTGCCCTTTCTTTAACCCACCTGGCGCAGGTTTTCTCTGCGATAGCAGACGGTGATTGTGTGCTCCTCGGTGGGTATTTTCTCTCTTCAGGAATCCGCCAGCCCGGGCTCCCGGATATGCTCTGGAAGCTCAAGAAGGAAAAACGGGTAACCCTTTTTCTTGATACTGGTTGGCCCACTGAGGGATGGGCGGAAGAGGTGAAAAAGGAGACGCAACGGCTCCTTGCCCCCTTCGACTATTTTCTTCCCAACGAAAAAGAAATTTCGGGTCTGGTCGACTTTCCAGAGGACATTTTTCGCTTTTTTTCGGGAACTCTTCTGGTTAAGAGCGGAAAAGAAGGGTGTTTTTGCTATACTCCTTCGGATGCTTTCTCTGTTCCCACCATTCCCGTTAAGGTCCAGGATACAATTGGTGCTGGGGATTATTTTGACGCGGGGTTCATTTTTGCCCTTGCGGAGGGGTATGGTCTCAAGGAGGCACTTGTGGTGGCCAATCTCGTTGCTTCCCTAAACATTGCGTCATCACCAAGAAGGGAAAAGTTGGTGAATCATGATGAAGTCAGAAAGTACCTCCGGCAGTAA
- a CDS encoding AarF/ABC1/UbiB kinase family protein, with amino-acid sequence MTLFNRSLVRNLKRLRQILRTFTHYGFAFLFYRLPFWERWGVRILKEARQRPPQENLRLALEELGTTFIKIGQILSTRPDLLPEEYCSELRKLQDQAPPVSFGSVRAVVEKELKKPLEEVFERFDEKPLASASIAQVHRAKLHGGPQVAVKVQKEGVEEMVHSDLEILTYLAQFMDRFNPSGEPVRASEMVAEFKKYLLREIDFLYEASNACKFGHNFAQFQGVQIPRVFAEYSTKRVLTMELMEGIRLSQRENIPNEVDCTRLAETGVRAIFKMIFEDGFYHADPHPGNLLVLPETQELVFLDFGMVGVVDERTRENMLAILSAILKKDVERVMELLEEEFLLTPFPSPLHFRLDLAELLERYVFVDLREINLQSLFADFFYLLRRYRLRFPSHFSLLLRALAVAEGTGLYLDPHFTVVPHLKAFLEKTFAQYFTWDELSHKITDYALEWRRLLEEFPRRSRELLVQVSKGKIRLHWESEELKELNRHLEQTTNRLSLSIILGSLLIGSSLIFINYSHLRSLSILGILGYGIAAFLGVVLVIEILSHH; translated from the coding sequence ATGACGCTCTTTAACCGGTCTTTAGTTCGTAACTTGAAACGCCTGCGTCAAATTCTCCGCACCTTCACCCATTACGGTTTTGCTTTTCTCTTTTACCGCCTTCCCTTCTGGGAACGATGGGGAGTGCGTATCCTGAAAGAAGCTCGCCAGAGACCCCCCCAGGAAAATCTCCGTCTCGCCCTGGAAGAGCTGGGAACAACGTTTATTAAGATTGGGCAGATTTTGAGCACCCGTCCAGACCTTCTGCCGGAAGAGTACTGTAGTGAACTCCGTAAGCTTCAGGACCAAGCTCCACCAGTGAGTTTTGGGAGTGTACGAGCAGTCGTCGAAAAAGAGCTCAAAAAACCTCTGGAGGAGGTCTTCGAACGCTTTGATGAAAAGCCCCTGGCCTCGGCTTCCATTGCCCAGGTTCACCGGGCAAAACTCCATGGTGGGCCACAGGTGGCGGTGAAAGTGCAAAAAGAAGGGGTAGAAGAAATGGTCCATTCTGATCTTGAGATTCTGACCTATCTTGCCCAGTTTATGGACCGTTTTAACCCCTCTGGAGAACCGGTGAGAGCTTCAGAGATGGTGGCTGAGTTCAAGAAATATCTCCTGCGTGAGATTGATTTCCTTTATGAGGCTTCCAACGCTTGCAAATTCGGTCACAACTTCGCTCAATTCCAGGGAGTGCAGATTCCTCGAGTTTTTGCCGAGTATTCAACGAAGCGCGTGCTTACCATGGAACTCATGGAAGGCATTCGTCTTTCACAGAGGGAAAATATCCCCAACGAAGTTGATTGTACCCGACTCGCTGAAACTGGTGTTAGGGCCATCTTCAAAATGATCTTTGAGGACGGATTTTATCATGCTGATCCTCATCCAGGAAATCTCCTGGTTTTGCCAGAGACCCAGGAACTGGTCTTTCTTGATTTTGGGATGGTCGGGGTGGTTGATGAAAGGACCAGAGAAAATATGCTGGCAATTCTCTCGGCTATCCTCAAAAAAGACGTAGAACGAGTGATGGAGCTCCTGGAAGAAGAATTTTTACTAACCCCTTTTCCCTCACCCCTCCATTTTCGTCTGGACCTGGCTGAACTCTTAGAACGGTATGTCTTTGTGGATCTGCGAGAAATCAACCTGCAAAGTCTTTTTGCCGACTTTTTCTATCTTTTGCGTCGGTACCGCCTGCGCTTTCCTTCTCACTTCTCTTTGCTTCTTCGGGCGTTAGCAGTGGCCGAAGGAACGGGTCTTTACCTTGACCCCCACTTTACGGTGGTGCCACACCTCAAAGCGTTTTTGGAAAAGACCTTTGCCCAGTACTTTACCTGGGATGAACTGTCTCATAAAATCACCGATTACGCCTTAGAGTGGCGTCGGCTTCTGGAGGAATTTCCTCGCCGCAGTCGTGAACTCCTGGTTCAGGTCTCTAAGGGTAAAATTCGCCTCCACTGGGAGAGTGAAGAACTCAAGGAACTGAACCGCCACCTGGAACAGACCACCAACCGCCTCTCTTTAAGCATTATTCTGGGGTCTTTGCTTATCGGTTCTTCTTTGATCTTCATCAATTATTCGCATTTACGCTCTCTCAGTATCCTGGGTATTCTGGGTTACGGTATTGCTGCGTTCCTTGGGGTGGTGCTGGTCATTGAAATCTTGAGTCATCATTAG
- a CDS encoding cupin domain-containing protein — protein sequence MLVGVKAYQFKTGMEKCLEQIVNMDIVQINHIVLPPGERVPEHYSNSNVFLIIAKGAMTITIERESHEYPHGYILAIPYHQRMLIENKDKEMLEFFVVKAPHPEHYSANPNDDSRFQ from the coding sequence ATGCTTGTGGGGGTCAAAGCCTACCAATTTAAAACGGGAATGGAAAAATGCCTTGAGCAGATTGTCAATATGGACATAGTCCAGATTAATCACATCGTTCTCCCTCCCGGGGAGCGTGTTCCTGAACACTATAGTAATTCCAACGTTTTCCTCATCATCGCAAAAGGTGCCATGACCATCACCATCGAAAGAGAATCCCATGAGTACCCCCATGGGTATATTCTTGCCATCCCATACCACCAAAGAATGCTCATCGAAAATAAAGACAAAGAAATGCTTGAATTCTTCGTGGTGAAAGCGCCCCATCCAGAACACTACAGCGCAAATCCTAATGATGACTCAAGATTTCAATGA